The following nucleotide sequence is from Paracrocinitomix mangrovi.
TCTGGATGAAGTGATTTATTCAAGCCTGGAAGAACGAATGAAAAACCCTTTGATCATTCCTATTAGGAAGAAAATGGCGCCAATTGCAGCCATTAAAATCAAATGGCTCATGAAAAAACTCAACATAAAAACATTAACCATATCTCCCTATGCAATGAAAGAGGGAGTAATACAAAGCATGAATTAAGATGGATTTGCCTAAACACGCACGTACATGGATTTTTCAGTCTAACAGAAAACTGAATCAAGAAGAGGTGGAGTACCTAAACAAGGAATTGGGTGCTTTTGTGAAGGAATGGGCGGCACATGGCAATGATTTGTACGGTCAGTTTGAAGTAATTTATGACTTGTTTATCTTGATTGCTGTAGACGAAAACAGAGCACCTGCTTCTGGTTGTTCAATAGACACACTCAATCGAAAAATCCAGGAATTGGGAGATAAATTAAACGTAAACTTTTTTGACAGATTGCAAATAGCTTACGAAGCAACTGATACAAGTATTCACATTGCAAGTATGGAGCAATTCAAACAAAAATTATCCGCAGGAGAACTAAACGAAAATACGGTTGTCTATAACAATTTAGTGGCAAATATTGATGAGTTTGAAGATAATTGGAGAACCACTGTTGCCAATTCATGGCACAAAAATCTGATGAGTTTAATTTGAGAAAATTACTATTCATATCGCTTTTGTTCATAGCCCAATTTTCAAGGGCTCAAGAAGAACTGGTTGAGTTGAAAAACTTTGACCATGATCTTTTTCAAAAGTACATGATCATTGAGGTGAATAAACTTCGTGAGCGTGAAAGAGTAGGAATGGTTGAAAGAGATACAAGTTTGGATAGAGCAGCACAGGACCATGTAGATTATATGGTAGAGAATAATGTGCTTTCTCACAAACAAAAAGACAAAGAGAAACTTACGCCATTTGATCGAATCAAGTATTATGGTGGCTCGCATAGCAGTGTTGCCGAAAATATTCAGATGATTCCATTGGGTCAAAAAATTGAAAAAGCCAAGGGTCGTCTTACTTATGAGCGTTTAGCCAGAGACATGATAGGAAACTGGAAAAAATCAAGTGGTCATTTTACCAATATGATCAATCAGGATTACGTTGGAATTACACACACCTTCAAAATTAAAAACGGAATGATGTATTGCTGCCAGTTATTGGCTTCGGGTCCGTTTGAAGATAAGTATGCT
It contains:
- a CDS encoding ABC transporter ATPase, with translation MDLPKHARTWIFQSNRKLNQEEVEYLNKELGAFVKEWAAHGNDLYGQFEVIYDLFILIAVDENRAPASGCSIDTLNRKIQELGDKLNVNFFDRLQIAYEATDTSIHIASMEQFKQKLSAGELNENTVVYNNLVANIDEFEDNWRTTVANSWHKNLMSLI